A genomic segment from uncultured Marinifilum sp. encodes:
- a CDS encoding DUF1847 domain-containing protein, protein MNNLYTKEFRKIMQVNYDYTSMSANRIEEIMNFARGINFERIGVAHCITFSEEARLLKQYFSRYFDVYTVDCKYGRIPKKDILGGTGGRILCNPAGQADYLNNKNTDLNISMGLCVGHDMIFSKKSNALVTNLFDKDFTNNNNPAQAIAQIQKQFNYEDY, encoded by the coding sequence ATGAACAATTTGTACACGAAAGAATTTCGTAAAATAATGCAAGTAAATTATGATTATACCAGTATGAGTGCGAATCGTATTGAGGAGATCATGAATTTTGCAAGAGGAATTAACTTTGAGCGTATTGGTGTGGCCCATTGCATAACATTTTCGGAGGAAGCTCGGCTGTTAAAACAGTATTTCTCGAGATATTTTGATGTTTATACAGTAGATTGTAAATATGGCAGAATACCTAAAAAGGATATTCTTGGGGGAACGGGCGGTCGAATTTTATGTAATCCAGCAGGGCAGGCCGACTACTTAAATAATAAAAATACAGATTTAAATATTTCAATGGGCTTATGTGTTGGTCATGATATGATATTTAGTAAAAAATCAAATGCATTGGTAACAAATTTGTTTGATAAGGATTTTACAAATAATAATAATCCCGCTCAAGCTATTGCTCAAATTCAAAAACAATTTAATTATGAAGACTATTGA
- a CDS encoding MoxR family ATPase, whose product MIQTVDIKELNERIQRESSFVDMISMEMNKVIVGQKHLVESLLIGMLSNGHILLEGVPGLAKTLAINTLATTVEADFSRIQFTPDLLPADLLGTMIYSQKKEEFVVKKGPIFANFILADEINRAPAKVQAALLEAMQERQITIGDNTYKLQEPFLVMATQNPIEQEGTYPLPEAQVDRFMLKVVINYPKKEEEQIIMRQNLLKAFPKASQILKPEDIIKARDVVKDVYMDEKIEKYIVDIIFATRFPSDYGLDQFKDMIAFGGSPRASISLASAAKAYAFIKRRGYVIPEDIRAVCHDVLRHRIGLTYEAEANNITSENIISEILNTVEVP is encoded by the coding sequence ATGATCCAAACTGTTGATATCAAAGAATTAAATGAACGTATCCAAAGAGAAAGTTCCTTTGTTGATATGATTTCTATGGAGATGAACAAAGTAATTGTTGGTCAGAAACATCTTGTTGAAAGTTTATTAATCGGTATGCTATCTAACGGACATATTCTGTTGGAAGGAGTTCCCGGCTTGGCAAAAACACTTGCTATTAATACACTTGCAACTACAGTAGAAGCTGATTTTAGTAGAATCCAGTTTACTCCGGATCTTCTTCCTGCCGACCTTTTGGGTACAATGATTTACAGTCAGAAGAAAGAGGAATTTGTGGTGAAAAAAGGCCCTATTTTTGCTAACTTTATACTTGCCGATGAGATTAACCGTGCCCCTGCCAAAGTACAAGCTGCCTTATTGGAAGCCATGCAGGAACGTCAAATTACAATTGGCGATAACACCTATAAATTACAAGAGCCTTTCCTTGTAATGGCAACACAAAATCCAATTGAACAAGAAGGTACTTATCCCCTTCCCGAAGCACAGGTCGACCGTTTTATGCTTAAGGTGGTAATTAACTACCCTAAAAAAGAGGAAGAGCAAATTATTATGCGTCAGAACCTTTTAAAAGCCTTTCCAAAAGCAAGTCAGATTTTAAAACCAGAAGACATTATTAAAGCACGAGATGTGGTTAAAGATGTTTATATGGATGAAAAAATTGAAAAATATATTGTTGATATCATTTTTGCAACTCGTTTCCCTTCCGATTATGGATTAGATCAATTCAAAGATATGATTGCATTTGGAGGATCGCCTCGTGCAAGTATCTCACTGGCATCGGCAGCTAAAGCTTATGCATTTATAAAACGAAGAGGTTACGTTATTCCCGAAGATATTCGTGCAGTATGTCACGATGTATTGCGCCATAGAATTGGATTAACCTACGAAGCTGAAGCAAATAATATCACCAGCGAAAATATCATTAGCGAAATCCTAAATACGGTTGAGGTACCTTAA
- a CDS encoding RNase H family protein produces MLANNFLFIDASVNPQSKIGYGACLLLTNLDMPVNEAKNLVQIKGFENTSSSKLELQTLLWALAKINKGEGIYTVFTDSQNIIGLPARRSRFEKNNYISKNGKRIANYLLYQEFYKITDNIDYKLVKLKGHKTSAEKDKLDSLFTIVDRASRNALRSNTAL; encoded by the coding sequence ATGCTTGCTAATAATTTCCTATTTATCGATGCTAGTGTAAATCCACAATCTAAAATTGGTTATGGTGCATGTTTATTGTTAACCAATTTGGATATGCCAGTAAATGAAGCAAAAAACTTGGTTCAAATAAAAGGCTTTGAAAATACTTCTTCATCTAAATTAGAATTACAAACTCTTTTATGGGCTCTTGCTAAAATTAATAAAGGTGAGGGAATTTATACTGTTTTTACCGATTCTCAGAATATTATTGGTTTACCTGCTAGGCGTTCTCGCTTTGAAAAGAATAATTATATCTCGAAAAATGGAAAGAGAATTGCTAATTATTTATTGTATCAGGAATTTTATAAAATTACAGATAATATAGATTATAAGCTTGTTAAGCTAAAAGGACACAAAACTTCTGCAGAAAAAGACAAATTAGATAGCTTATTTACAATAGTAGATCGGGCTTCGAGAAATGCTTTGCGTAGCAATACTGCTTTGTAA
- the truA gene encoding tRNA pseudouridine(38-40) synthase TruA yields MKKRYFIRLSYKGTNYHGWQIQPNAISVQEVLNKSLSTVLNCAINVVGCGRTDTGVHASDFYAHFDLDKDQPVDRDKLCFRLNRFLPHDIAVKSVFPVKEDAHTRFDAVSRTYCYFLTKEKNPFRKESHWQVPYKLDVQKMNEAAKILFDYQDFTSFSKLHTDVKTNNCKIYKALWEESEDGYVFTIKADRFLRNMVRAIVGTLVEIGRGKMSTDEFRQVIESKNRSNAGSSVPGHALFLAEIEYPKTIINS; encoded by the coding sequence TTGAAGAAGCGATATTTTATCAGGTTAAGTTATAAAGGAACAAATTATCATGGATGGCAAATACAGCCTAATGCAATTAGTGTTCAGGAGGTGTTAAATAAATCATTGTCTACAGTTTTAAATTGTGCAATTAATGTTGTGGGTTGTGGTAGAACCGATACCGGTGTACATGCAAGTGATTTTTATGCTCATTTTGATCTGGATAAAGATCAGCCAGTTGATCGTGATAAATTGTGTTTTCGCTTGAATCGTTTTTTGCCTCACGATATTGCTGTTAAATCAGTTTTCCCGGTTAAAGAAGATGCTCATACGCGTTTCGATGCTGTTTCGCGAACCTATTGTTATTTTCTTACCAAAGAGAAGAATCCTTTTCGCAAAGAATCGCATTGGCAGGTTCCCTATAAATTAGATGTACAAAAAATGAATGAGGCTGCTAAAATTTTGTTCGATTATCAGGATTTTACCAGCTTTAGCAAGTTGCACACCGATGTGAAAACTAACAATTGTAAAATTTATAAAGCACTTTGGGAAGAATCGGAAGATGGGTATGTATTTACTATTAAGGCAGATCGTTTTCTTCGTAATATGGTTCGTGCAATTGTGGGAACTTTGGTAGAAATTGGTCGTGGTAAAATGAGTACTGATGAATTTCGACAAGTAATAGAAAGTAAAAATCGTTCGAATGCTGGTTCTTCGGTTCCTGGTCATGCTTTGTTTTTGGCTGAGATTGAATATCCAAAGACAATTATTAATAGCTAA